The following DNA comes from Camelina sativa cultivar DH55 chromosome 14, Cs, whole genome shotgun sequence.
NNNNNNNNNNNNNNNNNNNNNNNNNNNNNNNNNNNNNNNNNNNNNNNNNNNNNNNNNNNNNNNNNNNNNNNNNNNNNNNNNNNNNNNNNNNNNNNNNNNNNNNNNNNNNNNNNNNNNNNNNNNNNNNNNNNNNNNNNNNNNNNNNNNNNNNNNNNNNNNNNNNNNNNNNNNNNNNNNNNNNNNNNNNNNNNNNNNNNNNNNNNNNNNNNNNNNNNNNNNNNNNNNNNNNNNNNNNNNNNNNNNNNNNNNNNNNNNNNNNNNNNNNNNNNNNNNNNNNNNNNNNNNNNNNNNNNNNNNNNNNNNNNNNNNNNNNNNNNNNNNNNNNNNNNNNNNNNNNNNNNNNNNNNNNNNNNNNNNNNNNNNNNNNNNNNNNNNNNNNNNNNNNNNNNNNNNNNNNNNNNNNNNNNNNNNNNNNNNNNNNNNNNNNNNNNNNNNNNNNNNNNNNNNNNNNNNNNNNNNNNNNNNNNNNNNNNNNNNNNNNNNNNNNNNNNNNNNNNNNNNNNNNNNNNNNNNNNNNNNNNNNNNNNNNNNNNNNNNNNNNNNNNNNNNNNNNNNNNNNNNNNNNNNNNNNNNNNNNNNNNNNNNNNNNNNNNNNNNNNNNNNNNNNNNNNNNNNNNNNNNNNNNNNNNNNNNNNNNNNNNNNNNNNNNNNNNNNNNNNNNNNNNNNNNNNNNNNNNNNNNNNNNNNNNNNNNNNNNNNNNNNNNNNNNNNNNNNNNNNNNNNNNNNNNNNNNNNNNNNNNNNNNNNNNNNNNNNNNNNNNNNNNNNNNNNNNNNNNNNNNNNNNNNNNNNNNNNNNNNNNNNNNNNNNNNNNNNNNNNNNNNNNNNNNNNNNNNNNNNNNNNNNNNNNNNNNNNNNNNNNNNNNNNNNNNNNNNNNNNNNNNNNNNNNNNNNNNNNNNNNNNNNNNNNNNNNNNNNNNNNNNNNNNNNNNNNNNNNNNNNNNNNNNNNNNNNNNNNNNNNNNNNNNNNNNNNNNNNNNNNNNNNNNNNNNNNNNNNNNNNNNNNNNNNNNNNNNNNNNNNNNNNNNNNNNNNNNNNNNNNNNNNNNNNNNNNNNNNNNNNNNNNNNNNNNNNNNNNNNNNNNNNNNNNNNNNNNNNNNNNNNNNNNNNNNNNNNNNNNNNNNNNNNNNNNNNNNNNNNNNNNNNNNNNNNNNNNNNNNNNNNNNNNNNNNNNNNNNNNNNNNNNNNNNNNNNNNNNNNNNNNNNNNNNNNNNNNNNNNNNNNNNNNNNNNNNNNNNNNNNNNNNNNNNNNNNNNNNNNNNNNNNNNNNNNNNNNNNNNNNNNNNNNNNNNNNNNNNNNNNNNNNNNNNNNNNNNNNNNNNNNNNNNNNNNNNNNNNNNNNNNNNNNNNNNNNNNNNNNNNNNNNNNNNNNNNNNNNNNNNNNNNNNNNNNNNNNNNNNNNNNNNNNNNNNNNNNNNNNNNNNNNNNNNNNNNNNNNNNNNNNNNNNNNNNNNNNNNNNNNNNNNNNNNNNNNNNNNNNNNNNNNNNNNNNNNNNNNNNNNNNNNNNNNNNNNNNNNNNNNNNNNNNNNNNNNNNNNNNNNNNNNNNNNNNNNNNNNNNNNNNNNNNNNNNNNNNNNNNNNNNNNNNNNNNNNNNNNNNNNNNNNNNNNNNNNNNNNNNNNNNNNNNNNNNNNNNNNNNNNNNNNNNNNNNNNNNNNNNNNNNNNNNNNNNNNNNNNNNNNNNNNNNNNNNNNNNNNNNNNNNNNNNNNNNNNNNNNNNNNNNNNNNNNNNNNNNNNNNNNNNNNNNNNNNNNNNNNNNNNNNNNNNNNNNNNNNNNNNNNNNNNNNNNNNNNNNNNNNNNNNNNNNNNNNNNNNNNNNNNNNNNNNNNNNNNNNNNNNNNNNNNNNNNNNNNNNNNNNNNNNNNNNNNNNNNNNNNNNNNNNNNNNNNNNNNNNNNNNNNNNNNNNNNNNNNNNNNNNNNNNNNNNNNNNNNNNNNNNNNNNNNNNNNNNNNNNNNNNNNNNNNNNNNNNNNNNNNNNNNNNNNNNNNNNNNNNNNNNNNNNNNNNNNNNNNNNNNNNNNNNNNNNNNNNNNNNNNNNNNNNNNNNNNNNNNNNNNNNNNNNNNNNNNNNNNNNNNNNNNNNNNNNNNNNNNNNNNNNNNNNNNNNNNNNNNNNNNNNNNNNNNNNNNNNNNNNNNNNNNNNNNNNNNNNNNNNNNNNNNNNNNNNNNNNNNNNNNNNNNNNNNNNNNNNNNNNNNNNNNNNNNNNNNNNNNNNNNNNNNNNNNNNNNNNNNNNNNNNNNNNNNNNNNNNNNNNNNNNNNNNNNNNNNNNNNNNNNNNNNNNNNNNNNNNNNNNNNNNNNNNNNNNNNNNNNNNNNNNNNNNNNNNNNNNNNNNNNNNNNNNNNNNNNNNNNNNNNNNNNNNNNNNNNNNNNNNNNNNNNNNNNNNNNNNNNNNNNNNNNNNNNNNNNNNNNNNNNNNNNNNNNNNNNNNNNNNNNNNNNNNNNNNNNNNNNNNNNNNNNNNNNNNNNNNNNNNNNNNNNNNNNNNNNNNNNNNNNNNNNNNNNNNNNNNNNNNNNNNNNNNNNNNNNNNNNNNNNNNNNNNNNNNNNNNNNNNNNNNNNNNNNNNNNNNNNNNNNNNNNNNNNNNNNNNNNNNNNNNNNNNNNNNNNNNNNNNNNNNNNNNNNNNNNNNNNNNNNNNNNNNNNNNNNNNNNNNNNNNNNNNNNNNNNNNNNNNNNNNNNNNNNNNNNNNNNNNNNNNNNNNNNNNNNNNNNNNNNNNNNNNNNNNNNNNNNNNNNNNNNNNNNNNNNNNNNNNNNNNNNNNNNNNNNNNNNNNNNNNNNNNNNNNNNNNNNNNNNNNNNNNNNNNNNNNNNNNNNNNNNNNNNNNNNNNNNNNNNNNNNNNNNNNNNNNNNNNNNNNNNNNNNNNNNNNNNNNNNNNNNNNNNNNNNNNNNNNNNNNNNNNNNNNNNNNNNNNNNNNNNNNNNNNNNNNNNNNNNNNNNNNNNNNNNNNNNNNNNNNNNNNNNNNNNNNNNNNNNNNNNNNNNNNNNNNNNNNNNNNNNNNNNNNNNNNNNNNNNNNNNNNNNNNNNNNNNNNNNNNNNNNNNNNNNNNNNNNNNNNNNNNNNNNNNNNNNNNNNNNNNNNNNNNNNNNNNNNNNNNNNNNNNNNNNNNNNNNNNNNNNNNNNNNNNNNNNNNNNNNNNNNNNNNNNNNNNNNNNNNNNNNNNNNNNNNNNNNNNNNNNNNNNNNNNNNNNNNNNNNNNNNNNNNNNNNNNNNNNNNNNNNNNNNNNNNNNNNNNNNNNNNNNNNNNNNNNNNNNNNNNNNNNNNNNNNNNNNNNNNNNNNNNNNNNNNNNNNNNNNNNNNNNNNNNNNNNNNNNNNNNNNNNNNNNNNNNNNNNNNNNNNNNNNNNNNNNNNNNNNNNNNNNNNNNNNNNNNNNNNNNNNNNNNNNNNNNNNNNNNNNNNNNNNNNNNNNNNNNNNNNNNNNNNNNNNNNNNNNNNNNNNNNNNNNNNNNNNNNNNNNNNNNNNNNNNNNNNNNNNNNNNNNNNNNNNNNNNNNNNNNNNNNNNNNNNNNNNNNNNNNNNNNNNNNNNNNNNNNNNNNNNNNNNNNNNNNNNNNNNNNNNNNNNNNNNNNNNNNNNNNNNNNNNNNNNNNNNNNNNNNNNNNNNNNNNNNNNNNNNNNNNNNNNNNNNNNNNNNNNNNNNNNNNNNNNNNNNNNNNNNNNNNNNNNNNNNNNNNNNNNNNNNNNNNNNNNNNNNNNNNNNNNNNNNNNNNNNNNNNNNNNNNNNNNNNNNNNNNNNNNNNNNNNNNNNNNNNNNNNNNNNNNNNNNNNNNNNNNNNNNNNNNNNNNNNNNNNNNNNNNNNNNNNNNNNNNNNNNNNNNNNNNNNNNNNNNNNNNNNNNNNNNNNNNNNNNNNNNNNNNNNNNNNNNNNNNNNNNNNNNNNNNNNNNNNNNNNNNNNNNNNNNNNNNNNNNNNNNNNNNNNNNNNNNNNNNNNNNNNNNNNNNNNNNNNNNNNNNNNNNNNNNNNNNNNNNNNNNNNNNNNNNNNNNNNNNNNNNNNNNNNNNNNNNNNNNNNNNNNNNNNNNNNNNNNNNNNNNNNNNNNNNNNNNNNNNNNNNNNNNNNNNNNNNNNNNNNNNNNNNNNNNNNNNNNNNNNNNNNNNNNNNNNNNNNNNNNNNNNNNNNNNNNNNNNNNNNNNNNNNNNNNNNNNNNNNNNNNNNNNNNNNNNNNNNNNNNNNNNNNNNNNNNNNNNNNNNNNNNNNNNNNNNNNNNNNNNNNNNNNNNNNNNNNNNNNNNNNNNNNNNNNNNNNNNNNNNNNNNNNNNNNNNNNNNNNNNNNNNNNNNNNNNNNNNNNNNNNNNNNNNNNNNNNNNNNNNNNNNNNNNNNNNNNNNNNNNNNNNNNNNNNNNNNNNNNNNNNNNNNNNNNNNNNNNNNNNNNNNNNNNNNNNNNNNNNNNNNNNNNNNNNNNNNNNNNNNNNNNNNNNNNNNNNNNNNNNNNNNNNNNNNNNNNNNNNNNNNNNNNNNNNNNNNNNNNNNNNNNNNNNNNNNNNNNNNNNNNNNNNNNNNNNNNNNNNNNNNNNNNNNNNNNNNNNNNNNNNNNNNNNNNNNNNNNNNNNNNNNNNNNNNNNNNNNNNNNNNNNNNNNNNNNNNNNNNNNNNNNNNNNNNNNNNNNNNNNNNNNNNNNNNNNNNNNNNNNNNNNNNNNNNNNNNNNNNNNNNNNNNNNNNNNNNNNNNNNNNNNNNNNNNNNNNNNNNNNNNNNNNNNNNNNNNNNNNNNNNNNNNNNNNNNNNNNNNNNNNNNNNNNNNNNNNNNNNNNNNNNNNNNNNNNNNNNNNNNNNNNNNNNNNNNNNNNNNNNNNNNNNNNNcgttgggtttttttttaatactgattCTGAGTTTTTGTGTGGGTATTCCAAAATCCAAATTAGGGTAAACATTGGTTTACGTTTTCGTTATTATGGCTACTAAGTAAGAGGTTCCTTTTGAAGTTAAGAGTTTAGTTTATCACAAAAGCTTGGACCATTGAGATCTGCTTCATGTTATGTGTTTTGTTATTGCTATATTATGAATGTTTGAGTTTGGTTGATAGATCTTTTGTGATCCTTAAGAGTTTGTTTACTGTCTCTTATTGATACACACAAACTTTGACTGCAGAACTTTGCTCATCTTAATACTTTTAGATGCAAACTGTATAACATGATCTATAAAAACCTATATCGTATGTTGCAGACTAACAATATTCTTAAGGTTCTCTGCTTTTATTTTGTCTCCTGCTGAAGCATTGACTAATCCTTGTTTGTGGATTACCTTTTTTCCCCACATCTGATTAGgtgtgtttagtttttttcgtgTTGTTATTAGAGTATATGATGTCAAGAGTCATTTGAAAATAGTTACATAGATACCTCGCTCCCATTGAGTTTCTTTATTCCTGATCTTGGAaatgcaagtttcatcaacTCGTTTATATCTGTATACCCTAGAACTTTTGTTGAAGTTACAATCTTGATGGAAATGCCTTCACAGAGACTTTCATTTCAAATACTGATGGTTCTTTGCCTTGTTCATTATGCAGGTTATCTTTTCTTAAGAACTAAGAAAAAGGACATAGACCCTGTAAACGAAGAGATGCCTGCTAAATCGGTTTCAGTTGCAGCACCTGTTACTGTGGAGAAGACTTTGTCTTCCACAGTGGTTGCAGAGCCAGTGGTGGTCAAGGCACTTGAGCCAATTCCGGAGAAACAACAACGTGAGCTCTTCAAATGGATCCTGGAggagaaaaggaaattaaatccaaaaaacGCAGAGGAGAAGAAACGGATTGACGAGGAGAAAGCGATTCTGAAACAGTTCATAAGCTCCAAAACCATTCCTACTCTCTGAGGATTAAAAGTTCAGCTTCTGTTGATtctagtttggtttggtttcttcaaTTCTTACTTTGTGGATATCAGATGTTTTGCTTTTGGAAACCTTTTTTCGTTTCAATGTTGAAATCAGTCACTTTGGTATCTTCGGTTTCATCCAACATTGATGATCCATTGTTTGgtcttgtgtttttgtgacattgtGAAACCGTTTCACTGAAACGGTTACAGCTAGAGAAAAAGGTTCGACTTCTTTTGGGCTAAAGAAAGAGTCTTAAGCCCTTGAATGGCACCTCTTTTAACTTTAGATTCTACAAAATTCACTTTTTACTCCATTCACGATtatgaaaaaatagattttctagaattttgaaaaaccagattttgattaattttaacaattctttcataatatctaaaaaccacattttgtgattttttttctaatatatatttattctaatttacttaaattacaaaacaaactaaaacttttttttttgtgcaacgaacaaatgatttttttttcagtatcattttttttcttttatcttttaataaaaatttataatcattattttattattttaaaaaatattattatacataaaaaccaaaaactaatcaacttaccattcaagattttgcaaaaactaaaatctacaccaaaatcaaaaactaaaaaaatcaaaaaccaaaatccaaaaactaaaaattaaaataaaaaaactagttAAAAACCAGCAGCCATTCATGGCCTTAATTTGTTTGAATCTGAGAATTTCGAACACCCTTCAAAACTGAacaaccaaaaatattaaatacacaTAATTTTAGCAGTTTAAGAGGGTGATTATGAATGTAGCAGCAGACAAAAACTCCTTTGACTAAACAACCAATAAAGTAGTAGCGGTTTctactacaagtctacaagtaTATGAGTAGTAATCATACAGCTTAATTGTGATTATTCAACGACAATAACAATATTGAATTCTAACTCACATTTGTATTAATGAATGTAAATCCTTTACTTAAGTctattatgaataatatatatatatatatatatatgtgaattttttttatttagtaagataaaagaaaaatagtgaCAAGGTTATGACAAAAAAATGCATTTAAAAAGGATTTTGCATTTGGGTAGCatctattaatattaaatcaataaaagataattatttaCAACTTTATTCGAAACACAAAGTACTTACATTTTTCCAAGCTTTACATTTCATAGATAAATGATGCGGTTatgtcagaatttttttttgttgtaaatgttGGACTTGTGTATTAGTTTTATGGCATTGGCCATTTTTTTTATGAGGtccattaataaaattttgaaaaaaaaaatgaaaaatatataaactatgtATATACTTTCACTTaaattttttctcaaaataaccTTTAAATTCGCCATTTTCTCCAATCCCTAcaaattgtaaattaattttacaaaatcaagaTAACCATCATTTCCGATATGCATaaaacaaccaaccaaccaaccatacctaaaattcattttaaaagcCCATTGATAATAATACACTAAACGACGTCGTTCTTACGCTGACAAGTTTTAAAGTTAACCTTGTTCTGTTCGAGGgcaagcttaaaaaaaaaacacacaaaggtagaagacgacgacgatatCCCCCTACGCGCTCTGttgcagaagaaagaaaaggttttgactCAATTTTTATTGTCGAGATTaagtttcttatatatatatatagctcaatTGCCGAGTTGTTGACGCTCCGATCAATCTAGGGGTTAGCTTGATTTTGCTTTTCATGTTTCGAGAATGTGAGATTGATGAATTTTTTGGAAACTAACTTGGGTATTTATATCTGAATTTTgctgtttttgttgttcttgttggcTTGAGAAGTATATGTCTGGAAGAAACCGGATTCACCGAGACAGTTATCATGATCATCGGCGTGATTTGCCTCCGGAGAGACCATTTCTCAGAGGCCCTCCTCCATTGTTACAGCCTCCACCACCATCTTTGTTAGATGATCTCCAGATTCAGGAGGTCGAAATCAGAAGGCTTTTGAATGATAATCACAGACTAGCTGAGGACAGAATGGTTCTGGAGCGAGAACTCGGCTCTGCTAAGGAAGAGCTTCACCGGATGAATCTCATGATCTCTGATCTTCGTGCTGAACAAGATCTGCGGTCCAGGGAGTTCAGTGAGAAAAGGCATAAGCTTGAGGGAGATGTTCGTGCTATGGAGTCTTATAAGAAGGAGGCTTCCCAGTTGCGTGCTGAGCTTCAGAAGCTAAATGACGTTAAGCGTGGATTAAGTGGAGATGTTCAGATTCTTAGGAAAGATCTGGGTAAATTGCAATCTGATAACAAGCAGATTCCGGGTATGAGAGCTGAGGTTAAAGATCTGCAGAAGGAGCTTATGCTTGCTAGGTATAAAGATTGGACCTTTTATCCATCATTCTGTTAGCTTTTGTAGTTGGTATTTTTTCGCATAAACATCTGGTTTGGGTCGTGAATGCTATAacgaggtttttttttgtttctctccttTGGAACAGAGACGCAATTGACTatgaaaagaaggaaaagtttGAGCTTATGGAGCAGAGGCAGACAATGGAAAAGAACATGGTTTCTATGGCGCGCGAAGTTGAAAAGCTACGAGCTGAACTTGCTACTGTTGATAGTAGGCCGTGGGGTTTTGGTATGatcttagatttttttcttggaaACATTTGGTATTTCATTAAGTCACTAACTGCTTTGTTGTGATATGTTATGTGTCCAGGTGGATCATATGGGATAAATTACAACAATATGGATGTAGCTTACCGTGGTTCTTATGGCGAAAACGATAGTTTCTTGGTACTCATGTTTACATCCATCTGTAAATTGATCTATTCTTGTGGGCTTGTACTTTTACACGCCTGTATTCTTTCCTGCTTTTGTAGGGATCTTCGGAAAGGAGTCAATACTACAGCCATGGGTCTGCCTCACAGAAGAAACCTCGCTTGGATCGTCATTGAAATCTATAAATGATGTTGGGGAAAAAGAGTGAGGTGACAACTGAAATTCCCACTTCGCAATACTCCTCTGGTTGTTTGTGGGTATGCATCTATCCTAAATCGAAATGTTAGTTATTCTGCTGTCTCAATAAAGCGTTATGTTTATGTAACTTAgatggtttttttattttcattttagcCAAACTTAGATGGCTAATCTATTTCAGTAATTTGACGATTGGTTTCTCCTGTTTGCTATTAGTTGTGTCCTGTTATCCTTCTTATTCTTCTGCTCGTATTTGTTACATCCTGGTTTTGATTATTGGTAAAAGATAATCCCTCTGATAGAACTCAGAGGACTCCACCATTGTACCAGCAAGTTTGCGAAACCAAACTCGCACTAACAAGAGGAGGGGATTCTGCTGGGCATCCCCTCCTTTTTCTTCGATCCCAGACTCCTTCCTTCTCAtgtatttgaatttataaagaTCTGGTGAGCTAACACCTTTCGAAGGGGTTATAGGCCTTAGAAACGTGTTCTAGAGAGAGATATTTGAGCGTAAGCTGTTGATTGTGGTAACAATTTTTGGAGAAAATCGCTGCATTTGCTTGTTGCTAGAAGCATAAAGAGGGATTACCAGAGATCATTGTTTCTAAGTAGCAGTGTTATGTATGTTACTACTAGATTTAAGAGCTACAGGAGAAGCTCAGTTAAGACGAGTTGGAAACACTGTTAGGACTTCCATTTCTGGATTGCGCCAGGAGGCAGTGTTTTTCTCATTGAAGTGTCTTGAGCTTGCTAGTGTCAATGCTGATTAAATTGGTAAAGGGAATTAGGCACATACACTTTTGGTGGAACAGAGACGTATTGATCCTCTATGGCCATCTTAGCACAATGAGCGGCTTCTCAGAGTTCATTCTGGGATTCACTATATAACGCCCTTCTGCGGTCAGGCCAACAGACATCCATCAGCTGTAGCAAAGACCCGTCTTTGAGGTTCATCTGGGTCAATATAAGCGGTATCTTTGATGTCAGGAAGACCTTAACAAGGATTGTTCGAGCAGGGTTTGAGCGATCAGCATCCTTACCTGTGACTGCATTAGGACTGAATCTAGGTGCTGTGAGTCGTTTTGGAAATGGTCAGGATTTGGAGTTGCAGGACCCTACTCTCCCCCGTGCACTCATCTGATGGAGTGGCAAAATCAACTTCTTGTTTCTACCATCAGAATCCTCATGCCCGAATTAGGTGTATCACATTTTTCACTGTTGAAACCAAATGGAAGGACGCTGGTCTGGAGCTGATGCACAGCTTGGTGGTGACTGAGGTAAATCTCAATTGAATATTGATTCTGACCACACAAAAGGATGTCAGAAGTTAGGAGGCCTGGTGAAAGACTCCAACTCATGGATGACAAATGGATTCTATAGAAGACAAACCAAAGCGACTTTCGTGGAGTTACTTCATCAGAGACATGGTAATTAGTCTATGTAGTTATCTGAGTCTTTTATCAGCTTCTGGGTCTTCTGCATGCACTGAATGGGAAGGCCAACAGGTTACCACGAGATGGCAATTATCTGCCTAGATCTAACCTGGGATCATTGCACCAAATATTGGAAATACTGAAGGTGGTCAGAACTCAGAATTGCTCAATACTATTCTGAAACGTCCAGGGCAGACATTCAGATGCAGAAGTTTATTTCTTAGTTTTGGAACTTTCATGATGAGCAGGATTTTACGATGGGGCATCCCTGGAATCCTAGTAGTTGGTTGACGAGATgaattgttctgtttttgaagGGATACAAGCT
Coding sequences within:
- the LOC104742959 gene encoding uncharacterized protein LOC104742959; its protein translation is MVLCLVHYAGYLFLRTKKKDIDPVNEEMPAKSVSVAAPVTVEKTLSSTVVAEPVVVKALEPIPEKQQRELFKWILEEKRKLNPKNAEEKKRIDEEKAILKQFISSKTIPTL
- the LOC104742961 gene encoding protein FLX-like 3, which gives rise to MSGRNRIHRDSYHDHRRDLPPERPFLRGPPPLLQPPPPSLLDDLQIQEVEIRRLLNDNHRLAEDRMVLERELGSAKEELHRMNLMISDLRAEQDLRSREFSEKRHKLEGDVRAMESYKKEASQLRAELQKLNDVKRGLSGDVQILRKDLGKLQSDNKQIPGMRAEVKDLQKELMLARDAIDYEKKEKFELMEQRQTMEKNMVSMAREVEKLRAELATVDSRPWGFGGSYGINYNNMDVAYRGSYGENDSFLGSSERSQYYSHGSASQKKPRLDRH